The following are encoded together in the Rhineura floridana isolate rRhiFlo1 chromosome 21, rRhiFlo1.hap2, whole genome shotgun sequence genome:
- the LOC133374126 gene encoding nuclear envelope pore membrane protein POM 121-like isoform X1, translating into MPGKGTGSASGGVGRGGSGVGASMSRGGAGPGSGPGWGWWPPSRRRRERARRRGEAGPSWAEGGRAWAFPAAAAAASLSLLVLLLGLSGAALSLVVAAAAAGGAWAASSSSAGGGGGKDSKGAPWLLLREPSRPLRASPAVANGGPAAAMSCCSASPGLALPERRRLQQQQQHRGICGDHAAPLAHLMLPPRRRYPIQQAQYTSLGTLPSICWDGYRRKTRLSAHSSSLPQSPVTVKIAPPDSRIYRSPLLKQLASPAAFSPSPNSALDPCAKETVLSALKESRKRAVEAEEEEEGRNFLGSRDSKRRRHDSSESGQSAFEPLVANGAPPSLVPRPGSLKRGLLPSHCLEEASSKRSRASSLSSVNSLPVGGVPSSIRNAIASSYSSTRGLTQLWKQSGRSTSPLSSPASSRSQTPERPNKKARCLNSSSLMEGESRQCNTSTPVRTDKEMPAEKTAETPVRDRHSSPGLPSLSGSHGKHKRKIQLLATRRGEHFTLPPPPQVGYSVTSADLDAEKAAALQRFNRVLEEEEEEGETDSALSPAAQATSAPNSTLPFVGVSAKPSPLSLAAAAAGTNPLLESLKKMQDGKSSSVHAGPATPAETPQRLAPSPSLDLGSPEVAKTLPLSAAASLAPPPSSSTAQPASRACTPAATASSSELSWTPARPASAPKPSILLGILTSPLATTAAPATASSAPEVAAAPVFKPIFGRPLAQSEGGLGSSSSSSSPSAGAAPPPPGSVPSLAAPLSALPSSPFKPVFGAPPTTLAPPATAASSLFMFKQTLQPTPAPGLPTSSAAPATVSGFPTPSEATVASTGSAAATVSKSKSMFSFGPAVAASTSVPSSASATTAMSQSAPLFEIAPNSSTAPPFQFGKLPAPAGPAVSPFSQAPSCASEAAPTATTTTGFSIFGSSSSNATPAPSATTQPPLTFGPGPSAFSGGFAAASKPPPPPYPGDGSQLTLDPAVPNSQQPAPKPAAAAAAAAAGPVSFGTPFSFSGSVAQPAFGSGMQAPFGGPLGSFGAKSTAQLAFGATTPAFSFGTATTSAASGFGSNTQTTSSGGGGSTGASVFGSPAPPPFGFGAASQPPVAGSAFGLSAAAAGAVGTGAPPFSFGSGQSGAAGAAMPFGSSLAQNPLGAQRQSSAFAFSISGTPESKPAFGGAPPPTFGQSSPAPGAGTVGGTTLSFGAPITPAFGGGGPTFGPLTPTFSIGAGSKMGSRQRLQARRQHTRKK; encoded by the exons ATGCCGGGCAAAGGGACGGGGAGCGCGAGTGGCGGCGTCGGCCGTGGCGGCTCCGGCGTCGGGGCCTCGATGTCTCGGGGCGGCGCGGGGCCCGGGTCGGGGCCGGGCTGGGGCTGGTGGCCTCCCTCACGCCGGCGGAGGGAGCGGGCGAGACGGAGAGGCGAGGCGGGGCCAAGCTGGGCGGAAGGCGGTCGGGCCTGGGCCTTccccgcggcggcggcggcggcgtcgCTGtcgctgctggtgctgctgctgggccTGTCCGGGGCGGCGCTGTCGCTGGtcgtggcggcggcggcggccggaGGGGCCTGGGCGGCTTCTTCCTCCTCGGCGGGAGGCGGCGGCGGGAAGGACTCGAAGGGGGCCCCGTGGCTGCTCCTCCGGGAGCCCTCCCGGCCCCTCCGCGCCTCCCCTGCCGTGGCCAACGGGGGCCCCGCCGCCGCCATGAGCTGCTGCTCCGCCTCGCCCGGCCTGGCCCTGCCAGAAAGGAggcggctgcagcagcagcagcagcatcgaGGGATCTGCGG GGACCACGCCGCTCCATTGGCTCATCTAATGCTGCCCCCTCGCCGGCGCTACCCTATTCAACAGGCCCAGTACACCTCGCTGGGGACCCTGCCCTCGATTTGCTGGGACGGCTATCGGCGGAAGACCAGGCTGTCGGCTCACAGCTCCAGCCTGCCCCAGAGCCCCGTGACGGTGAAGATTGCTCCGCCGGACAGCAGAATCTACCGCTCCCCACT GTTGAAGCAGCTGGCTTCTCCCGCAGCTTTCTCTCCATCACCCAACAGTGCCCTGGACCCATGCGCAAAAGAGACGGTCTTGAGTGCTCTCAAGGAGAGCCGGAAAAGGGCCGTGGAggcggaggaggaagaggagggccgGAACTTCCTAGGCAGCCGGGACAGCAAGAGGAG GCGCCATGATAGCAGTGAGAGTGGGCAGTCTGCGTTTGAGCCCCTGGTGGCCAATGGTGCCCCCCCATCTCTTGTCCCCAG GCCTGGCTCCCTGAAGCGGGGTCTCCTCCCGTCCCACTGCCTGGAAGAGGCCTCCTCCAAGAGGTCACGTGCTTCCTCCCTCAGCTCCGTGAACAGCCTGCCTGTGGGTGGGGTCCCCAGCTCCATCCGCAACGCCATTGCCAGCTCCTACAGCTCCACCCGAGGCCTGACACAG ctGTGGAAGCAGAGTGGCCGAAGCACCTCTCCCctgtccagtccagcatcctcccGCTCTCAGACTCCCGAGAGGCCGAACAAGAAAGCAAGATGCCTCAACTCCTCCAGCCTCAT GGAAGGCGAGTCTCGCCAGTGCAACACCTCCACAcctgtcaggacagacaaagagaTGCCAGCAGAGAAGA CTGCAGAGACCCCCGTGCGGGACAGGCACAGCTCCCCAGGTTTGCCGTCTTTGTCGGGCAGCCATGGCAAGCACAAGCGGAAGATCCAGCTGCTGGCCACTCGGCGTGGAGAGCACTTCACCTTG CCCCCCCCACCTCAGGTGGGCTACTCCGTCACGTCGGCAGACCTGGATGCAGAGAAGGCAGCAGCGCTGCAGCGGTTCAACAGAgtcctggaggaggaggaggaggagggggagactg ATTCCGCACTGAGCCCTGCTGCCCAGGCGACCTCCGCCCCCAACAGCACCCTGCCCTTTGTGGGCGTGTCTGCCAagccctcccctctctctttggCTGCGGCTGCTGCAGGCACCAACCCCCTCCTGGAGAGCCTGAAGAAGATGCAAGATGGAAAGAGCTCTTCGGTGCACGCTG GTCCTGCTACTCCTGCAGAGACTCCTCAGCGGCTGGCCCCCTCTCCATCTCTGGATCTGGGCTCCCCTGAGGTGGCCAAGACTCTGCCCCTCAGCGCCGCTGCGTCTctggctcctcctccctcctccagcaCTGCGCAGCCAGCCAGTAGAGCCTGCACCCCGGCAGCTACCGCCTCCTCTTCCGAGCTGAGCTGGACTCCGGCCAGGCCAGCCTCTGCCCCGAAGCCCAGCATCCTCTTGGGGATCCTAACCAGTCCTCTTGCGACGACAGCAGCACCGGCAACGGCCTCTTCTGCCCCGGAGGTGGCGGCAGCGCCTGTCTTCAAGCCCATCTTCGGCAGGCCCCTGGCCCAAAGCGAGGGGGGCttgggctcctccagcagcagcagcagcccctcgGCAGGCGCTGCCCCACCTCCTCCTGGCTCTGTGCCCTCGTTGGCAGCGCCACTTTCTGCACTCCCCAGCAGCCCATTCAAGCCTGTCTTTGGGGCTCCACCCACCACCTTGGCTCCCCCGGCAACGGCAGCCTCCTCTCTCTTCATGTTCAAGCAGACTCTTCAGCCGACGCCAGCCCCCGGTCTGCCCACTAGCAGCGCTGCCCCCGCCACGGTTTCTGGCTTCCCCACTCCCTCAGAGGCCACTGTTGCCAGCACAGGAAGCGCGGCCGCCACCGTCTCCAAAAGCAAGTCCATGTTCAGCTTTGGGCCTGCCGTGGCAGCCTCCACCTCTGTGCCCAGCAGCGCATCCGCCACCACAGCCATGTCCCAGTCCGCCCCACTCTTTGAGATTGCACCCAATTCCAGCACTGCCCCCCCCTTTCAGTTTGGGAAGCTGCCTGCCCCCGCCGGCCCGGCCGTCAGTCCCTTCAGCCAGGCGCCCTCCTGCGCAAGCGAGGCTGcgcccaccgctaccaccaccacTGGCTTCAGCATctttggcagcagcagcagcaatgccacGCCCGCCCCCTCAGCCACGACGCAGCCTCCACTGACATTTGGGCCCGGCCCCTCTGCCTTCAGCGGGGGCTTTGCCGCTGCTTCCAAGCCGCCGCCTCCTCCCTACCCAGGCGACGGTAGCCAACTGACTTTGGACCCAGCTGTTCCCAACAGTCAGCAGCCGGCCCCGAagccggcggcagcagcagcagcagcagcagcagggccagtgagCTTTGGGACCCCTTTCAGCTTCTCTGGCTCAGTAGCTCAGCCAGCCTTTGGTAGTGGCATGCAGGCTCCCTTCGGTGGGCCTCTGGGGTCCTTTGGGGCCAAAAGCACTGCCCAGCTGGCATTTGGAGCCACAACGCCGGCCTTCTCCTTCGGGACAGCCACGACCTCTGCCGCATCAGGCTTTGGCTCCAACACTCAGACTACAAGcagcggtggcggcggcagcacggGCGCCTCCGTCTTTGGGAGCCCAGCCCCACCTCCCTTTGGCTTTGgggcagccagccagcctcctGTAGCGGGCAGTGCCTTTGGcctcagtgctgctgctgctggcgctGTGGGCACAGGGGCACCCCCCTTCAGCTTCGGCAGTGGACAGAGCGGGGCCGCGGGGGCAGCGATGCCCTTTGGGTCTTCCTTGGCACAAAACCCTCTGGGTGCCCAGAGGCAGAGTTCAGCCTTTGCTTTCAGCATCTCCGGCACTCCCGAGAGCAAGCCAGCCTTCGGAG GAGCTCCACCACCTACATTTGGACAGAGCTCTCCTGCACCAGGAGCGGGCACAGTGGGGGGCACCACCCTTTCCTTCGGAGCACCCATCACCCCTGCCTTTGGAGGAGGAGGACCCACTTTTG GGCCGCTGACACCCACGTTCTCCATCGGGGCAGGATCTAAGATGGGCTCGCGCCAGCGGCTGCAGGCCCGGAGGCAGCACACCCGCAAGAAGTAG
- the LOC133374126 gene encoding nuclear envelope pore membrane protein POM 121-like isoform X2 — MLPPRRRYPIQQAQYTSLGTLPSICWDGYRRKTRLSAHSSSLPQSPVTVKIAPPDSRIYRSPLLKQLASPAAFSPSPNSALDPCAKETVLSALKESRKRAVEAEEEEEGRNFLGSRDSKRRRHDSSESGQSAFEPLVANGAPPSLVPRPGSLKRGLLPSHCLEEASSKRSRASSLSSVNSLPVGGVPSSIRNAIASSYSSTRGLTQLWKQSGRSTSPLSSPASSRSQTPERPNKKARCLNSSSLMEGESRQCNTSTPVRTDKEMPAEKTAETPVRDRHSSPGLPSLSGSHGKHKRKIQLLATRRGEHFTLPPPPQVGYSVTSADLDAEKAAALQRFNRVLEEEEEEGETDSALSPAAQATSAPNSTLPFVGVSAKPSPLSLAAAAAGTNPLLESLKKMQDGKSSSVHAGPATPAETPQRLAPSPSLDLGSPEVAKTLPLSAAASLAPPPSSSTAQPASRACTPAATASSSELSWTPARPASAPKPSILLGILTSPLATTAAPATASSAPEVAAAPVFKPIFGRPLAQSEGGLGSSSSSSSPSAGAAPPPPGSVPSLAAPLSALPSSPFKPVFGAPPTTLAPPATAASSLFMFKQTLQPTPAPGLPTSSAAPATVSGFPTPSEATVASTGSAAATVSKSKSMFSFGPAVAASTSVPSSASATTAMSQSAPLFEIAPNSSTAPPFQFGKLPAPAGPAVSPFSQAPSCASEAAPTATTTTGFSIFGSSSSNATPAPSATTQPPLTFGPGPSAFSGGFAAASKPPPPPYPGDGSQLTLDPAVPNSQQPAPKPAAAAAAAAAGPVSFGTPFSFSGSVAQPAFGSGMQAPFGGPLGSFGAKSTAQLAFGATTPAFSFGTATTSAASGFGSNTQTTSSGGGGSTGASVFGSPAPPPFGFGAASQPPVAGSAFGLSAAAAGAVGTGAPPFSFGSGQSGAAGAAMPFGSSLAQNPLGAQRQSSAFAFSISGTPESKPAFGGAPPPTFGQSSPAPGAGTVGGTTLSFGAPITPAFGGGGPTFGPLTPTFSIGAGSKMGSRQRLQARRQHTRKK; from the exons ATGCTGCCCCCTCGCCGGCGCTACCCTATTCAACAGGCCCAGTACACCTCGCTGGGGACCCTGCCCTCGATTTGCTGGGACGGCTATCGGCGGAAGACCAGGCTGTCGGCTCACAGCTCCAGCCTGCCCCAGAGCCCCGTGACGGTGAAGATTGCTCCGCCGGACAGCAGAATCTACCGCTCCCCACT GTTGAAGCAGCTGGCTTCTCCCGCAGCTTTCTCTCCATCACCCAACAGTGCCCTGGACCCATGCGCAAAAGAGACGGTCTTGAGTGCTCTCAAGGAGAGCCGGAAAAGGGCCGTGGAggcggaggaggaagaggagggccgGAACTTCCTAGGCAGCCGGGACAGCAAGAGGAG GCGCCATGATAGCAGTGAGAGTGGGCAGTCTGCGTTTGAGCCCCTGGTGGCCAATGGTGCCCCCCCATCTCTTGTCCCCAG GCCTGGCTCCCTGAAGCGGGGTCTCCTCCCGTCCCACTGCCTGGAAGAGGCCTCCTCCAAGAGGTCACGTGCTTCCTCCCTCAGCTCCGTGAACAGCCTGCCTGTGGGTGGGGTCCCCAGCTCCATCCGCAACGCCATTGCCAGCTCCTACAGCTCCACCCGAGGCCTGACACAG ctGTGGAAGCAGAGTGGCCGAAGCACCTCTCCCctgtccagtccagcatcctcccGCTCTCAGACTCCCGAGAGGCCGAACAAGAAAGCAAGATGCCTCAACTCCTCCAGCCTCAT GGAAGGCGAGTCTCGCCAGTGCAACACCTCCACAcctgtcaggacagacaaagagaTGCCAGCAGAGAAGA CTGCAGAGACCCCCGTGCGGGACAGGCACAGCTCCCCAGGTTTGCCGTCTTTGTCGGGCAGCCATGGCAAGCACAAGCGGAAGATCCAGCTGCTGGCCACTCGGCGTGGAGAGCACTTCACCTTG CCCCCCCCACCTCAGGTGGGCTACTCCGTCACGTCGGCAGACCTGGATGCAGAGAAGGCAGCAGCGCTGCAGCGGTTCAACAGAgtcctggaggaggaggaggaggagggggagactg ATTCCGCACTGAGCCCTGCTGCCCAGGCGACCTCCGCCCCCAACAGCACCCTGCCCTTTGTGGGCGTGTCTGCCAagccctcccctctctctttggCTGCGGCTGCTGCAGGCACCAACCCCCTCCTGGAGAGCCTGAAGAAGATGCAAGATGGAAAGAGCTCTTCGGTGCACGCTG GTCCTGCTACTCCTGCAGAGACTCCTCAGCGGCTGGCCCCCTCTCCATCTCTGGATCTGGGCTCCCCTGAGGTGGCCAAGACTCTGCCCCTCAGCGCCGCTGCGTCTctggctcctcctccctcctccagcaCTGCGCAGCCAGCCAGTAGAGCCTGCACCCCGGCAGCTACCGCCTCCTCTTCCGAGCTGAGCTGGACTCCGGCCAGGCCAGCCTCTGCCCCGAAGCCCAGCATCCTCTTGGGGATCCTAACCAGTCCTCTTGCGACGACAGCAGCACCGGCAACGGCCTCTTCTGCCCCGGAGGTGGCGGCAGCGCCTGTCTTCAAGCCCATCTTCGGCAGGCCCCTGGCCCAAAGCGAGGGGGGCttgggctcctccagcagcagcagcagcccctcgGCAGGCGCTGCCCCACCTCCTCCTGGCTCTGTGCCCTCGTTGGCAGCGCCACTTTCTGCACTCCCCAGCAGCCCATTCAAGCCTGTCTTTGGGGCTCCACCCACCACCTTGGCTCCCCCGGCAACGGCAGCCTCCTCTCTCTTCATGTTCAAGCAGACTCTTCAGCCGACGCCAGCCCCCGGTCTGCCCACTAGCAGCGCTGCCCCCGCCACGGTTTCTGGCTTCCCCACTCCCTCAGAGGCCACTGTTGCCAGCACAGGAAGCGCGGCCGCCACCGTCTCCAAAAGCAAGTCCATGTTCAGCTTTGGGCCTGCCGTGGCAGCCTCCACCTCTGTGCCCAGCAGCGCATCCGCCACCACAGCCATGTCCCAGTCCGCCCCACTCTTTGAGATTGCACCCAATTCCAGCACTGCCCCCCCCTTTCAGTTTGGGAAGCTGCCTGCCCCCGCCGGCCCGGCCGTCAGTCCCTTCAGCCAGGCGCCCTCCTGCGCAAGCGAGGCTGcgcccaccgctaccaccaccacTGGCTTCAGCATctttggcagcagcagcagcaatgccacGCCCGCCCCCTCAGCCACGACGCAGCCTCCACTGACATTTGGGCCCGGCCCCTCTGCCTTCAGCGGGGGCTTTGCCGCTGCTTCCAAGCCGCCGCCTCCTCCCTACCCAGGCGACGGTAGCCAACTGACTTTGGACCCAGCTGTTCCCAACAGTCAGCAGCCGGCCCCGAagccggcggcagcagcagcagcagcagcagcagggccagtgagCTTTGGGACCCCTTTCAGCTTCTCTGGCTCAGTAGCTCAGCCAGCCTTTGGTAGTGGCATGCAGGCTCCCTTCGGTGGGCCTCTGGGGTCCTTTGGGGCCAAAAGCACTGCCCAGCTGGCATTTGGAGCCACAACGCCGGCCTTCTCCTTCGGGACAGCCACGACCTCTGCCGCATCAGGCTTTGGCTCCAACACTCAGACTACAAGcagcggtggcggcggcagcacggGCGCCTCCGTCTTTGGGAGCCCAGCCCCACCTCCCTTTGGCTTTGgggcagccagccagcctcctGTAGCGGGCAGTGCCTTTGGcctcagtgctgctgctgctggcgctGTGGGCACAGGGGCACCCCCCTTCAGCTTCGGCAGTGGACAGAGCGGGGCCGCGGGGGCAGCGATGCCCTTTGGGTCTTCCTTGGCACAAAACCCTCTGGGTGCCCAGAGGCAGAGTTCAGCCTTTGCTTTCAGCATCTCCGGCACTCCCGAGAGCAAGCCAGCCTTCGGAG GAGCTCCACCACCTACATTTGGACAGAGCTCTCCTGCACCAGGAGCGGGCACAGTGGGGGGCACCACCCTTTCCTTCGGAGCACCCATCACCCCTGCCTTTGGAGGAGGAGGACCCACTTTTG GGCCGCTGACACCCACGTTCTCCATCGGGGCAGGATCTAAGATGGGCTCGCGCCAGCGGCTGCAGGCCCGGAGGCAGCACACCCGCAAGAAGTAG